Proteins from a single region of Sesamum indicum cultivar Zhongzhi No. 13 linkage group LG5, S_indicum_v1.0, whole genome shotgun sequence:
- the LOC105162240 gene encoding pyrophosphate-energized vacuolar membrane proton pump has product MGDATLLPDRGTEILIPVCAVIGIAFALVQWLLVAKVRLSNGKDYAGGRSGYTEALIEEEEGVSDHSVVRKCAEIQSAISEGATSFLFTEYQYVGIFMVAFAILIFVFLGSVEGFSTKSQPCTYDSTRMCKPALATAAFSTLSFLLGAFTSVVSGFLGMKIATFANARTTLEARKGVGKAFIVAFRSGAVMGFLLAANGLLVLYIAINLFKLYYGSDWEGLFEAITGYGLGGSSMALFGRVGGGIYTKAADVGADLVGKVERNIPEDDPRNPAVIADNVGDNVGDIAGMGSDLFGSYAESSCAALVVASISSFGITHDLTAMLYPLLVSSVGILICLLTTLFATDFFEVKAVEEIEPALKKQLIISTVLMTFGIAIVSWISLPSTFTIFNFGVQKEVKSWELFLCVAVGLWAGLIIGFVTEYYTSNAYSPVQDVADSCRTGAATNVIFGLALGYKSVIIPILAIAVSIFVSFSFAAMYGIAVAALGMLSTIATGLAIDAYGPISDNAGGIAEMAGMSHSIRERTDALDAAGNTTAAIGKGFAIGSAALVSLALFGAFVSRADISTVDVLTPKVFIGLLVGAMLPYWFSAMTMKSVGSAALKMVEEVRRQFNTIPGLMEGTAKPDYTNCVKISTDASIKEMIPPGALVMLTPLIVGIFFGVETLSGVLAGALVSGVQIAISASNTGGAWDNAKKYIEAGASEHARALGPKGSAAHKAAVIGDTVGDPLKDTSGPSLNILIKLMAVESLVFAPFFATHGGLLFKIF; this is encoded by the exons ATGGGCGACGCCACGCTACTTCCAGATCGCGGAACCGAAATTCTCATCCCTGTTTGCGCCGTAATCGGCATAGCGTTCGCCCTCGTGCAGTGGCTGTTGGTGGCCAAGGTGAGGCTTTCAAACGGAAAGGACTATGCAGGCGGGAGAAGTGGATACACGGAGGCCCTGattgaggaggaggaaggCGTCAGTGATCATTCCGTCGTCCGAAAGTGCGCCGAAATCCAGTCCGCCATTTCCGAAG GTGCAACATCATTTCTTTTTACGGAGTACCAGTATGTTGGAATCTTCATGGTTGCTTTTGCCATATTAATCTTCGTTTTCCTCGGCTCTGTGGAGGGATTCAGTACAAAAAGCCAACCTTGTACATATGACAGTACCAGAATGTGCAAGCCCGCTCTTGCCACAGCTGCTTTTAGCACATTATCCTTCCTTCTTGGTGCTTTTACATCTGTGGTCTCTGGCTTTCTTGGAATGAAAATTGCAACCTTTGCTAATGCCCGAACTACTTTAGAGGCTAGGAAAGGTGTTGGAAAGGCTTTCATTGTTGCATTTAGATCTGGTGCAGTCATGGGTTTCCTCCTTGCCGCAAATGGTCTTCTGGTTTTGTACATTGCCATCAACCTCTTCAAGCTATACTATGGTTCTGACTGGGAAGGCCTGTTTGAAGCTATAACGGGTTATGGGCTTGGTGGATCTTCAATGGCTCTTTTTGGCAGAGTTGGTGGAGGTATCTACACGAAAGCTGCTGATGTCGGAGCTGATCTTGTGGGTAAGGTGGAAAGGAACATCCCAGAAGATGATCCCAGGAACCCTGCG GTCATTGCAGATAATGTTGGTGATAATGTTGGAGATATTGCTGGTATGGGATCAGACTTATTTGGCTCGTATGCAGAATCTTCCTGTGCAGCCCTGGTTGTTGCTTCCATATCATCTTTTGGGATCACTCATGACTTGACTGCTATGCTATATCCTCTTCTAGTGAGTTCTGTTGGGATCCTCATTTGTTTGCTGACGACATTATTTGCAACTGATTTCTTTGAGGTCAAGGCTGTTGAAGAAATTGAGCCCGCACTAAAGAAGCAACTTATTATATCCACAGTACTGATGACATTTGGAATAGCAATTGTTAGCTGGATTTCCCTTCCATCCACCTTCACAATATTCAATTTCGGAGTGCAGAAAGAAGTTAAGAGCTG GGAACTGTTCCTATGTGTCGCTGTTGGTTTGTGGGCTGGGCTGATTATTGGATTTGTTACAGAGTACTACACGAGCAATGCTTATAG CCCAGTACAAGATGTTGCTGATTCATGCCGCACTGGAGCAGCTACTAATGTTATTTTTGGCCTTGCATTGGGATACAAATCAGTTATCATCCCAATTCTTGCTATAGCAGTTAGCATTTTCGTTAGTTTTAGTTTTGCTGCAATGTATGGTATTGCTGTGGCTGCCCTAGGAATGTTGAGCACCATAGCAACTGGTTTGGCCATTGATGCATACGGCCCCATCAGCGACAACGCTGGGGGTATTGCTGAGATGGCCGGCATGAGTCACAGTATTCGAGAGAGGACTGATGCCCTTGATGCTGCAGGGAACACCACAGCAGCTATCGGCAAG GGATTCGCAATCGGGTCTGCTGCTCTCGTATCCCTTGCTCTTTTTGGTGCATTTGTGAGCCGTGCAGACATTTCAACTGTCGATGTTTTAACTCCAAAAGTGTTCATCGGTTTGCTTGTGGGTGCTATGCTTCCTTACTGGTTCTCGGCCATGACAATGAAAAGTGTTGGAAGTGCTGCTCTCAAGATGGTTGAAGAAGTGCGTAGGCAATTCAACACCATCCCTGGTCTCATGGAAGGAACAGCAAAGCCCGACTATACAAATTGTGTCAAGATCTCTACGGATGCTTCAATAAAGGAGATGATTCCTCCAGGTGCCCTCGTCATGCTCACACCTCTCATAGTGGGCATTTTCTTTGGTGTGGAAACTCTTTCTGGTGTTCTTGCTGGAGCCCTTGTCTCTGGTGTTCAG ATTGCTATCTCTGCATCCAACACGGGTGGTGCTTGGGATAATGCCAAGAAATACATCGAG GCCGGTGCGTCCGAGCATGCCCGAGCCCTCGGCCCCAAGGGATCCGCTGCACACAAAGCAGCTGTTATCGGGGACACGGTTGGCGACCCTCTCAAGGACACATCCGGGCCAtcattgaacattctcatcaAGCTAATGGCCGTGGAATCGCTAGTTTTCGCCCCCTTCTTTGCCACCCACGGTGGCTTACTTTTCAAGATCTTCTGA